A region of the Artemia franciscana chromosome 19, ASM3288406v1, whole genome shotgun sequence genome:
tagaatgagccctcttgcgacattctaggaccacttggtcgatacgatgacccctgcgaaaaaaacaaaaaacaaaaaacaaaaaaataaacacgcacccgtaatttgtcatctggcaaaaaatacaaattccacatttttgtagataggagcttgaaacttctacagtagggttctctgatacgccgaatctgattatgttattttgttaagattctacgtcttttagggggtgttttcccctattttctcaaatattgcaaattttctccggctcgtaacttttgatgggtaagactaaacttgatgaaacttataatttaaaatcagcactaaaatgcaatccttttgatgtagctattgatatcaaaattcaattttttagagttttggttactattgagccgcgtcgctccttaatacagttcgttaccacgaactgtttgaaactttcaattttgtcgtttgaagtaaatatatcgcaattgtttccttgaagagacaagttaagatcgtttaactgcgcaaaaatatctgataaaaaacacagcttggatagccccaagtcattttgaaaaaaaaaacagcaaattcacattttagttcagttaaaaatatttcgatctcgtccttcaataacaataatcttttcaaactttgacctcttgacaaccgtcttacttctgcatgtaataaccaagttgtgtagttggaattcgtatccttacagagatttgaaaataagcgactgttaagggcatggttcttaatcaaatttatgaCCTTAAGAGCAGTctgaagcacatcgttcaattctggtgctattaatcaaacagttcgtggtaacgaactgtagtaaggagcgacccggctcaatagtaaccaaaactttaaaaaattgatttttgatatcaatagctacatcaaaagaattgcattttaatgctgattttaaatatataagttttatcaagtttagtcttacccatcaaaagttaagagcctgagaaaatttgccatatttgagaaaataggggaaaacaccccctaaaagtcatagaatcttaacgaaaatcacacaatcagattcggcgtatcagagaaccctagtgtagaagtttcaggctcctatctacaaaaatgtggaattttgtattttttgccagaagacaaatcacgggtgcgtgtttatttgtttgttttttgttttttttcttttttctttttcccagattaagtttttctattttaagatTCGATGTGATCATCCctgtcgcttatcttctaaccatAGATTTCTTCGTTCATTATCTTCATTTGGGATTCGTTGTGATGTTTATTGTGGCATGTCTTCTAGCCGCATATCTTGCTGTGTTTCATTTTCATGCGTTATTACTTCAGACATTTTCcatgccctttgctttagctgtttggattcattcaaaatcactTGTAGTTTCATATGATGCCATATAGACCAAAAACAATTCTTTCCCAGTTTCACTCCAGTCGTTGCATTCTGGTATAATTGTGTTGTTGCATAATTCGAAACAACCAGGAATGTTCCGATGCCTGTGCCTTGTCAAATATCTAAATTACCTATTGGCATAATTATagctttgttttttactttcaaatcaTAGGACGGCAATTCAACAATTTCAGTAGAATTAAGACCATCTTGGTGTGATCTCAACTCCGTTTTCCTGTTTGTTTCTTACAGATGCTAAAATAGAATGTTTCCTTCgcaaattaatttcaaaaacgaagtttttcttaggaaagtaaagagcaaagttgaaactcaaaacgaacaaaatcatTACTTCACGGCCTATCTAACACACTTCgaaaaactagtgcaaataaaccaactggTGATATTAGACTGTATGATTGTAGGAAAACTAGCACTTAAATGGGAATACTAAAgccaactatagaaaacaataaTATTGGTTTGGGAATCAAATGTGAGCAAACATagcctcaaaataaaaaaatattgccttTAACGTTTTTCGTAGTCGTATACGAGCTGTGATATCAGTagctttcagtatacaattaaaatcatcataaaagcttaggcaaaaaaacaaatattacctTAATAAGTGCAAAGTCATTAACAGGATACAAATGTAATgtattgatttatcaggtaataTTTTGGCTTCACCTAGTATCACTCGAAATGCAGAACAAATAAACCGcaatatgaactctggaaatccggTTATTTGTCTATATAGTGGagaattttaaagtttgttCACTTGGAACTTgtctacaaaatagtaataaaGTGTACTTTTCAGATGTAAGCCGACAGTTAATGATTGGACTGAACTCATTGTGCAAAAGTAATGCAGAGGTCAACAAAAATATGACGAAGCAATACTAAAatgcttttgttttcatattgcTAAAAGTCCTTAAATGGTTTGCTTCATCCAAACTCTGTTTTGTGTTCTGAGCAAAGTGCTATATtgtataatcctacaaacatagggaaatatcccCATCTGGTTTATTTGCACTAATTTTatcgatatatgttagataggcaGTGAAGTAATAatctttattcgttttaagttttaacatcgctctttgcttccctcagaaaaaaaattgttttttaaatgaatcttttaatttaaatcaagaaaaaacatATAGAAGGCACAacactataataaaaaaaactcatatcGATGCACCTGTCATCCATACGCGCGATAACAAAACGCCTTATACCGATAAACCCGATACCAACTTCGCTGTTTACATCTCTTGAAAAACTATGACCTTGAAAATAGCAAGTAATCATAATGATAATCAAACCATCGaatttagcatatcagagagcccCACTGCATAGGTTTTGAGCTCCTATTCTCAAAAATGtgataatttgtattttaaccaggaagaaaaataccaaatgtatttaattttctttttccttaatGAATTGATTTTGACAGTAATAATGCCCAAATCAGTTGGTAAAAATCGCCTGCCCTGTGGTGAGTTATTTTAAGttaagtaattttaataataaaatttcccAGCTAATCAGCAAAATCCATCACCCCATGAACCATCTCCAGTGACGTCGTTAATTTGCCCTCCCCCAATCATTTCGAGAAAATTGAtttattaagtagctttaaaattGTCTGAAGATAAATTCAACCTTCTGGACAAAAATAGTGAATCGAATGAAATGGTCCTTATAAATTGATtaatcatttatattttatttattatataccACTTCAATGTAATACCTAAAAAAACGAGAGCTTTATCTTTCTCTTGTTTTTGGTAAATTAGTGAAATTTTCCATGCCTAGGGCCCGAAAGCACATGAAGGTCATGATAACACCAATCGCTTCATCTTAGCATAGAAAATACCAAGGTCCAGACAAAAACACCTAAGAAGAACATTCTGCtaattctgattaaaaaaaacacactaaaattaattacaagAAATTCTAGTAACTTCAAAAAAGTGCTCCACACCCGgaggtgttttctttttcttttccccaacACTAGGGTAGTAACACCAAATATAGTTTCCAAGGGGACAtagccactactcttttcttcattaCTATTTTGTGATGTAGAGAGCAAGTGTCTTCCTACACTTTCCTAAGAAACTACAATTTTGGAGAATTTTCTAGAAGAAATTTTACATGGGAAGAagaagattttctagcataatttgaataacgattagaaattaatttttttttttttaatgagagaAGGACAAACCTTAAAATTTGCAACGCACAGAACTTACTCTTTATATGAGAGGGGCTATCTTCTCTGCAATGCtctgctctttacattaaagcttgaaattTTGTCAGAACTTTTTAAGAGCAAGCCCTGAAACATCAAAGATGTTTAGTTagaattattaagattttaaaattgaagaaactttagcttaaagagcagggcatttgGGAAGGGACTGCCACTTTCATATGGAGAATACTTCCTGTTCGTGATAAGCTTTAATGGTGCTGCTTAATTTCAGCTGttaaaacttgtgtttttatttaactataCTACTCTTGCGACGGATCCAAGGAAAGATAGCTTAGctgtaacaaataaattaatattagcCTAGACATTTTGAAATATAAGAATTAAGATTGTTTTGGAAAGGTTTCATTTATATGATTTATACCTAGTTCCTTTTGTAAGTACCAAAGCCTAATATTTAAAGTAAAACCCATTATAGACAGAATAAAAATCTTGGACAAAATGGTGTACCACGTCTTAATCGTAGGTTACCACTATAAATGATGTTATAGTAAAACTATACGATGACGTCAGTTGTAATGACGTCTGTAATAGTATAAAAGATATACTGGTCAAGTCAACTGAACAGTTTAAGTAGGTCGTTCGTGAAAATACAATGGTGTCAAAAACGCgtgttaaaaagaaagaaattaactTTACATACTTGCATAAAGCTGCAAAAAAACATGGTAGCGTGAGTATTTGTAAGCGGTTCATTCAAGCCGGAACACCAGTTCGCATAATTGTTGACAGAAAAGATATGACGGCTTTACACAAAGCTATAATATATGGTCATTACGACGTTGTTAAATGGCTTCTAGACAATGGAGCAAATTCAAATTCCCTTTCTTTTTCGTTTGGGTTTTGGTGGACACCCTTGCAAATAGCTGCCGTAAGAGGTAACATTGGTATTTGTGAGCTGCTCATTAAAGCTGGGGCAGAAATAGATGCAGTTCGCAAGGTAGATGGAGCAACAGCTTTATGGATAGCTGTAGCATGCTGTCGATTTATTGATGGCTATAATGTTGTTAAATGCCTTCTAGAAAATGGAGCCAACCCAAATGTAAGGACTTCTTGTGGTGGATACTTTACGACAGCCTTGCATATAGCTGCAGAATCAGGTAACATTCGTATATGTGAGTTGCTCATTAAAGCAGGCGCAGAAATAGAAGTAGCTTGCAATGTATATAGTGTGAAAGTCATATCAATTAGGACAGGTGGTAGCCGCTCTGAAGTTGTTAAAGGCCTTCTCGAAAATATAGCAAACCCAAATAGAAGGATTTTTTGGGTTGGCTTCTTAAGGACTCCTTTGCAAATAGCTGCAGTAGCAGGTAACATTGGTATTTGTGAGCTGCTTGTTCGGGCAGGTGCACAGATAAATGGTGTGGATGGATGTGACGAATCACCTTTATTGTCTGTCATAGAGCTGAGACCCAAATTGAAATCAAGACTCGAATATTACGAAAACTACTTTTCTGTGGTTGAATACCTTCTGAAAAATGGAGCAAATGCAAATTATAAAAGTCGGGATGGTCGGAAGCCATTACATCAGGCTGTTTCACATAATTTGCCTCAAGTTTGTCAGTTACTTGTTTCATTTGGAGCTGGTGTTTCCAGACCTTTAGTATGGGCTTTTCAACTTAAACGGTACAATATAATCaaatacctgttaaaaaaaaacacaaaattgaacaaatttgaaaacgtAAATAAAGATGAACTAGATGAAAACTTTCTCAATTTAGCTGACAAAGCCGTACAGAAGGAAGATATAGAAATGTTACAATTTTTGATAAGATGTGAGAATTCTCCATTAGACCGTGAATGGATTTGTAGTAAAATAAGGAATACAATCCTGAAGGATAGAACACATAAGAAGCTTCAATTTCTCCTATCTTTAAGTTATACTCATCCTACCTTTGGAGAAACTAACTCTGGACTGACAGCCGTGTGTCgaaataatataagaaaaaatctaGGGCGAGTTCaaacatttggaaaaataaacaagctaAAAATCCCAAAAACGGTGAAAAGGTACTTGGCTTCCGATAGCTTGTTAAGACATATTTGTAAAGGAACGCTTATAAACAATAACCAGCCAATGAAAGCCCGCAAAAATGCAGAACAGCTTTTGTGGCACTTAAATTGCCTTTACTAGTTCTACATAACATGTTCATGGTTAAAAATCTAAACTGAACTTCATTGCCGAAATGTTTGTGTGCTAAGAGTAGAGCCATAATTGACATTGTAGCTTCGTCCCTgtagcttccaaaattctaatccTGGTTCGCAGATTTATCTCCGCATTTTCTGGTgctatttttggttcaaataTGATAAAGTGAAttcgaaaatttgaaaattcaaagcGAAATTTGTCTGTGGAGAGATTTTGTCATTCGACaaaaccttttttagttttcttatacgaaaaaaaaatattagaaaatctaCAGAGTACTTTAGGGCTGTCATAATGTACTTCATAATTTACTTATctagtcaaatttataaaaagcagtaaaatgcaaaaatcAGTTTATAAATGAGCCCATAATTAGTGCTCTATGGTGTCCTAGTCTTTTTATTGTAGAAATGCCTTCCTCTCCTCCAAAACAGAATGAAGCCCGTTTCCTGTTAAAAACCTGTTATGTCAAAGCTCGATTTTTAAGCATATTTGGAGCTGCTAAACAGACTTGGAGGGAGAAACCCTGGATCGTAAATACAATCTGAAAACCTGTTATTTCATGGTTTAAAATAAATCAGTGAAACACGAGAGTATGGGAGAACCCCCTTGTAAAAAGTTCGTGAATCCTTTCTAAGTTCAACGATTGGCACATTTGAAGAAGTTATCTCCTTTGGGATTGTAAGAACATCGCATTTGTTTTGACTTTGAAGGGGTAGGAAGACATTTGCTCTCTGCATCACAAAATAGtaatgaagaaaagagtagtggctaTGTCCCCCTTGGAAACCATATTGGAAGTTACTACCCTAGTGtcggggaagaaaaaaaataaaggaaaacacCTTCGGATGTGGAACACTTTATTGCAGTTACTAGGATTTCTTGTAATTAGTTTTAGtggttttttttaatcagaattaGCAGAATATTCTtcttagatgtttttttttttgtttttaatctgtttttaagattttgtctAGCATGGACCTTGGTATTTTCTGTGCTAAGATGAAGATATTGGTGTTATCATGACCTTCATGTACTTTCGGGCCCTAGGCATGGAACATTTCACTAATTTACCAAAAACAAGAGGAAGATAAAACTCTCGTTTTTTAGGTATTACATTGAAgtgatatatctatctatatatataaaaataagttgtctgtctgtggatggatggatggatggatcaggtgacgtcacctgaaaaaactggatcaggtgacgtcaaaactgaaaaaactaaaaaaaggcaaaaactacaaaaaaaactaaaaactaataaaaaaaataaaaaagctaaaaaactaaaaaaactataaaggtaaaaaccaataaaaaactaaaaaaaaaactgaaaaaactaaaaaaaggcaaaaactataaaaaaaaactaaaaactaataaaaaaagtaaaaaagctaaaaaactaaaaaaactaaacaactaaaaaaaggtaaaaaactaaaaaaaataaaaaataaaaaaaaaactaaaaaaaaggaaaaaactgaaaaataagctaaaataaaggtaaaaaccaataaaaaactaaaaaaaaaggaaaaaactaataaatgacgacactcaaagagaaagcgaccaggacaaaaggaatgttcgattagcaatcaacaaagcaccgggacacagggagtataaatgacgaccaggacataagtaaaaaaaaaaaactatctatatatataaaaataagttgtctgtggatctgtggatcgtggatcaggtgacgtcacctgaaaaaactggatcaggtgacgtcaaaactgaaaaaactaaaaaaaggcaaaaactacaaaaaaaactaaaaactaataaaaaaaaactaaaaactaataaaaaagctaaaaaactaaaaaaactaaaaaaaaaggcaaaaactacaaaaaaactaaaaactaataaaaaaaataaaaaagctaaaaaactaaaaaaactaaaaaaactaaaaaaaggtaaaaaactaaaaaaactaaaaactaaaaaaaactaaaaaaggtaaaaactaaaagaactaaaaaagaaaaaaataaatgacgacactcaaagagaaagcgaccaggacaaaaggaatgttcgattagcaatcaacaaagcaccgggacacagggagtataaatgacgaccaggacacaagtaaaaaaaaaattaacaaaactaaaaagaaggtaaaaactacaaaaaaactaaaaagaaaaaaaaactaaaaactaataaaaaactaaaaaatctaaaaatctaaataaactaaaaaagaaaaaaaaaggaaaaaaataaaggagaaaaacaaaactaaaaaacgaatgtatatacagaccggtacaccgggatacaaatgacgaccgggacacagggaatataaatgacgaccgggacacagggacacaactacaacggggacaccgggggaaacagggggatataaatgacgaccgggacaaaaaaactaaaaagaaaaaaaaaactaaaaactaataaaaaaactaaaaaatctaaaaatctaaataagctaaaaaagaaaaaaaaaggaaaaaaataaaggagaaaaaataaactaaaaaacgaatgtatatacagaccgggacaccgggatattatatgttgcatgttcaagagtcggtaaacctgacaatctatttatatgcaaagacaatgggacagcaaagaatgttgtatattcgcaagttttacgtagttaaaaccatatatatatatctatctatattcacaggtgggacatagggacacaactacaatggcgcgtaactattatggcgcgtaacgacttacgcgcgcgggggggcttgggggggcgcgaagcgcccccaccaactaggtgttggggtggcgcgaagcgccaccccaacagctagtaatgaATAAAATATGAATGATTAATCCATTTATAAGGACCATTTCATTCGATTCACTGTTTTTCACCTCCGACAAAACGGGCTGAATTACATTTATCGTTGATCCAAGAAGGGTTGAGCTGGATACGGCTGGTTTGAATGCGGGTTGAGACAGAAAGGTTTGGATTAGACTAGGTTAATTTTAAATGATGACTAAGATTAATGATAGTTTGGAGTTCTTATAAGTGTGGATTGAGTCCTACGAAGGTTACATTACTCGGAGATTGAATTAAATGAAAGTTGAGTTCAATGGATATTAAGTTAAGGGAGACTTGAGTTGTACCTGGATCAAGCTGAAcgaagttttaattaaaagagggttGAGTTGTTCGAAGGTTCAGTTAAATGGTGTTTAGTTACATGAGCGTTAATTTCAATGGGATATGAGTTCCACGAGTGTTCAGCTGTATTGGGGTAGAGTTCCATGAAGGTTTACCTGCACAGGGGCTAGGAATATGGGTAAAATCATTGGAGGTAAAATACTCTGACGGGAATGTTTCgtgggggagaattttctaggATGAAAATGCCTTGTCCAGAAGGTTGAATTTATCTTCAGACAGTTTTAAAGCTacaagttaaagaaagatgggtggaacattttgagaatgtgctaaaccgagatacagttgcaggaaaagatatagatgaaaataaaaatgtttgtgataccttggatgtgaaggaagatttgtttagtgaggaagaattagcgacagtactagaaggattaaaaaataataaggccccagatgctgatagtatgattaatgagttccttaaaggctcttttattggctctgaggttaggaataagctactgaagattatgaacatgatttttgaaaaaggggaagtacccaatgattttaggaaaaccttaattaaaccactgtataagaaaggtgacaagagtgagtgtcgtaattatcgaggcattagtctggtctctgtaggtaacaaattactgagtaatatgatactttttagactgagacatgctgtagacaaagttttaagggaagaacaatgcggttttagaaaaggtagaggatgtgtcgaccatgttttcactcttaggttaataattgagaagtcccttcgttgtcaaacacctttggtccttagttttatcgattatgagcaagctttcgattctgttgatagaacagcgttaacaaaggtcttatcgttatatggtataccagaaaaatacattaaagtgatttgcgctatgtacgagaataatactgctgcgattaaggtaggaaatgaggttagcaactggttttgtattaaatcaggagttaagcagggttgtgttctatcctcctttatatggatcattttgatggacttcgtcttaaggagcacaggaaaggcaattggagaccatggaatcaaatggggaggaagaacgctcctggacttagattatgctgatgatttaagcatattagatgaaagtgtgagcaaaatgaatgaatttttagaggttttacgagttcagggtgctaaaataggcttgaaaattaatgttaagaaaactaagtcactaaggctaggaataagggaagatgaacaggtgacattaggtaacgaaaagattgatcaggttgggagcatcagttaccttggtagtattattagtaaagatggtgggagcagtgaagatgttaaaagtagaatagctaaggctcagggtgttttttcacagttaaaaaaagtttggaagaatagaaagataagtctacaaaccaagattagaatatggaagctacagtgatgacagtggtcaaatatggctctgaagcatgggcacaccgaaaagcagatgaaaatttactagatgttttccagagaaattgcctacggattgttttgggtacccggctgactgaccgtatttcaaacagtaggttgtacgaaaagtctggttcaatcccgctttctggggctataatgaaagaaaggttgagatggctaggccacgttctacggatgaaggatgacagattaccgaagattgtcctttttggccaaccgtctggggctacacggaaagcatgtcgtccttgtctgggttgggaggatgtcataaataaagatttaaaggaaatgggaatttcctgagagggtgtaaagagggaggttttaaatagattaggttggtgaaggagcgtgcgtagctgtgttggcctcaggctgcttggtgctgcagtgagttattagtagtagtagtagtagatttgGGCATTATTACTGTCAAAATCAATTCattaaggaaaaagaaaattaaaatatatttggtgTTTTTCTTCCtggttaaaatacaaattatcaCATTTTTGAGAATAGGAGCTCGAAACCAAAGCAGTGGGGCTCTATGATATTCTAAATTCgatggttttattttcattatgattactTGCTATTTTTGAGGTGTTTGACGTATTTCTTGAAAATCAGGTagtttaatttaagtttgtGGCGTTTAATctgtaatattaaacttaaaaaactttatgtatttgaaatcagcataaaaatataccatatatttttgttatattgataagattatatattgatttttcagcaattaaaatcgttatatatcaaatatccagttttattttattattcctTTCCAAAACTTTTCAAGGCACATAGTTGATCCTCAGCAGCTTTGGAGGAAAGTTTCAAAGTTGACGTCAAGTTTTCTTCGCAATCTAACCCTATCGATGTGGCTTcatgggaaaaatatttttctgatgatCCTTCTCCCATTGAAGGTACTTATAAACATGCCCTCCTCCACCAAATTTCAAAACTTGACCACCGGAGGAACTTTGTAATTGTTACACCTTCAGCTGTCCAGACCTAAATTTGTCTAATGAAACCTGGTAAAGCCCCATGATACGATGGGGTGCAAACTGTGCACTTCCTATACGCTACCCCACTTCCTATACTGTATTTGTCACTATTCTTTCACGTTTGTATTTCTCAGCAATATATTCTAACTACTCTTTCGGGAGGTCATGTTACCTGTGTCTTTAAGGAGGACAAAAACCCAAAGGCTTGTGAATCGTACATACTATTTACTATTTGTTCATCAATTggtaagatttttgaaaagatgATGAAATAAACACAAACTACGAACAGTTCGGATTTCAC
Encoded here:
- the LOC136039105 gene encoding ankyrin-2-like, whose translation is MVSKTRVKKKEINFTYLHKAAKKHGSVSICKRFIQAGTPVRIIVDRKDMTALHKAIIYGHYDVVKWLLDNGANSNSLSFSFGFWWTPLQIAAVRGNIGICELLIKAGAEIDAVRKVDGATALWIAVACCRFIDGYNVVKCLLENGANPNVRTSCGGYFTTALHIAAESGNIRICELLIKAGAEIEVACNVYSVKVISIRTGGSRSEVVKGLLENIANPNRRIFWVGFLRTPLQIAAVAGNIGICELLVRAGAQINGVDGCDESPLLSVIELRPKLKSRLEYYENYFSVVEYLLKNGANANYKSRDGRKPLHQAVSHNLPQVCQLLVSFGAGVSRPLVWAFQLKRYNIIKYLLKKNTKLNKFENVNKDELDENFLNLADKAVQKEDIEMLQFLIRCENSPLDREWICSKIRNTILKDRTHKKLQFLLSLSYTHPTFGETNSGLTAVCRNNIRKNLGRVQTFGKINKLKIPKTVKRYLASDSLLRHICKGTLINNNQPMKARKNAEQLLWHLNCLY